In one Methylocaldum szegediense genomic region, the following are encoded:
- a CDS encoding VanZ family protein, whose product MLTADRRNAFFGFLAYLVFVVYGSLVPFEFRDYSFDEALEQFAAIRYLDLGIESRADWIANIVLYVPLAFLGCASAVGMRSTAALRHLTTLAVFAFCIAVAIAVEFIQIFFAPRTVSLNDLLAETLGSIGGIALFSLGRWRIVRLLDAFAEGGRSSLYAAIIAYSVLYLLLSMFPYDFVLSARELEWKLNSDNWGWLIAGNCSGWLRCTARQVSEILAIAPLGTFIALAAPVLRFRRIFLIGAVLGLILEPFQLLLASGVSQGLSVLWRGVGLVVGAAIGRLLRRYGPVALAWIIKTIIPFAAVPYLLALLAVSGWFSSAWLPLGDAVARLADVRFIPFYYHYYTTEQAALVSLLAQAGMYAPIGLAIWARRTHGSGTEKPGVLQASLFAAALALPVEFGKLLVPPKHPDFTNLLIAAASAAAAYALAHWVGAILTGGRERTTRPSPERVQEHPSAQHSKTPMPTYSAPHPFGVFIALAAALAAVVGILFYSAGMPWLVAALVGYAVWLWRHPGGWLFVIPALLPALDLSPWTGRLMLDEFDLTVLVTIAVIYLRTYGIKPRPWPNRSVSWAAALLWLSWLLSSARGLWPLLDNEGTILDSSHSPLTAWLVGKGLLWALLFVPLMRRVPEENCGAALRLMRNGLVTGLAAVTLAVLWERHIYVGLRDFENVFRVTGTFASMNTGGAYIEAFIAFAFPALVVSVLTARHWLLKLLGLAYAACASYAMLVTFSRGGYAGLIAGLVPILWSILRRPKEFPIHRWLALAGLLTASIAAAVPVLSGGFAQSRLARISEDLSTREAHWERALGLMDDGPITTLIGMGFGQYPILYALGAETAKVPGTFTVMREGDNSFLRLGAGETVFLDQIVDVEPGERYLLSARIRQPEGEGTLGTPLCEKALLYSFECGGAELRSHSSDGSWNTVTVEVNSGKLGAGGNWPHRSVKLSLHNKSAHMLDVDAVSLKTKDGRELVANGEFDEGIARWLLVSDQKESWHIDQQVVEMYFAQGVLGLAAFALLLVGAGINLWPVLLKGDLEAALLAGSLIGFLTVGLFGSTMDTARLSMLFYLGAFGIGVLVRNPHTERPVRRFLRSMTHE is encoded by the coding sequence ATGCTGACAGCCGATCGCCGTAATGCCTTCTTCGGGTTCTTGGCCTACCTCGTATTCGTTGTCTATGGGAGCCTGGTACCTTTCGAGTTCCGCGACTACTCGTTCGATGAAGCGCTCGAACAATTCGCCGCGATCAGATATCTGGACCTCGGGATCGAATCAAGAGCCGACTGGATAGCCAACATCGTGCTTTATGTACCTTTGGCATTCCTGGGCTGCGCCTCGGCCGTCGGCATGCGCTCGACCGCAGCACTGCGTCATCTAACCACGCTAGCGGTCTTCGCGTTCTGCATCGCGGTCGCGATTGCGGTGGAGTTCATCCAGATATTCTTCGCGCCGCGCACGGTCTCCTTGAACGATCTCTTGGCCGAGACACTGGGCTCGATCGGCGGCATTGCCCTTTTCAGTCTGGGACGATGGCGCATCGTGCGCTTGTTGGACGCCTTCGCCGAAGGCGGACGCTCGTCCTTATATGCGGCGATCATCGCCTACTCGGTGCTGTATCTCCTGCTGTCCATGTTTCCCTACGATTTCGTGCTCTCGGCCCGAGAACTCGAATGGAAATTGAATTCGGACAATTGGGGGTGGCTAATCGCCGGTAACTGCAGCGGCTGGCTGCGTTGCACGGCGCGCCAGGTCAGCGAGATTCTCGCCATCGCTCCGCTTGGGACTTTCATCGCTCTCGCCGCTCCTGTCTTGCGGTTTCGCCGTATCTTCCTGATAGGCGCGGTACTAGGCCTCATCCTGGAACCGTTTCAGTTACTGCTCGCATCAGGTGTGAGCCAAGGGCTATCGGTGCTGTGGCGCGGAGTGGGACTGGTGGTGGGCGCAGCGATCGGCCGACTCCTCCGCCGGTATGGCCCCGTAGCCTTGGCTTGGATCATTAAAACGATCATCCCCTTCGCTGCGGTTCCATATCTACTAGCACTGCTTGCCGTCAGCGGCTGGTTCTCGTCCGCCTGGCTGCCCCTCGGCGATGCTGTCGCTCGTCTGGCTGATGTCCGGTTCATTCCTTTTTATTATCACTATTACACGACCGAACAGGCTGCGTTGGTGAGCCTACTCGCCCAGGCGGGCATGTACGCCCCGATTGGGCTTGCTATCTGGGCAAGGCGCACTCATGGGAGCGGAACCGAAAAACCAGGGGTGCTGCAAGCGTCGTTGTTCGCCGCCGCGCTGGCGTTGCCCGTCGAATTCGGCAAGCTTTTGGTTCCGCCCAAGCATCCGGATTTCACTAATCTGCTGATTGCCGCAGCGAGCGCGGCAGCGGCCTACGCACTGGCCCATTGGGTCGGAGCAATCTTGACCGGTGGCCGAGAACGGACCACGCGGCCGAGCCCCGAACGAGTCCAAGAGCACCCCTCGGCACAACATTCAAAAACACCGATGCCTACGTATAGTGCACCACACCCTTTTGGCGTGTTCATCGCTTTGGCCGCAGCATTGGCTGCTGTTGTCGGCATTCTATTTTATTCAGCCGGCATGCCGTGGCTGGTCGCCGCATTGGTCGGTTACGCGGTGTGGTTGTGGCGCCACCCCGGCGGATGGCTGTTCGTAATTCCCGCTCTTTTACCGGCGCTCGATTTAAGCCCTTGGACCGGCCGTTTGATGCTGGACGAGTTCGACCTGACCGTGCTCGTTACCATCGCCGTAATCTATCTGCGAACTTATGGGATAAAGCCGCGGCCTTGGCCGAACCGAAGTGTGTCATGGGCCGCAGCGCTCTTGTGGCTAAGCTGGTTGCTTTCAAGTGCGCGCGGTTTGTGGCCACTTTTGGACAATGAAGGCACCATCTTGGACAGTTCTCATTCACCACTCACCGCTTGGTTGGTCGGCAAAGGACTCTTGTGGGCGCTGTTGTTCGTACCTCTGATGCGACGCGTGCCCGAGGAGAATTGTGGAGCAGCCCTCCGCCTGATGAGAAACGGTTTGGTCACCGGCTTGGCAGCGGTTACGCTGGCCGTTTTATGGGAACGTCACATATACGTCGGGCTCAGAGATTTCGAAAATGTGTTTCGCGTAACTGGGACCTTCGCCAGCATGAACACGGGTGGCGCCTACATTGAAGCCTTCATTGCCTTCGCTTTTCCAGCGCTTGTCGTTTCCGTACTCACGGCACGCCACTGGCTACTGAAACTACTCGGCCTCGCCTACGCCGCATGCGCCAGCTATGCCATGCTGGTGACTTTCTCGCGCGGCGGCTACGCCGGCCTCATCGCAGGATTGGTGCCGATCCTGTGGAGCATCCTGCGACGGCCGAAGGAATTTCCGATCCATCGCTGGCTGGCGCTCGCCGGACTTTTGACGGCGTCGATCGCCGCCGCTGTTCCCGTACTTTCCGGCGGATTCGCTCAATCTCGGCTGGCACGCATCTCGGAGGATCTCTCTACTCGGGAAGCGCATTGGGAGCGCGCTCTGGGTTTAATGGATGACGGACCGATAACAACACTAATTGGAATGGGCTTCGGGCAATATCCCATTCTCTACGCGCTGGGAGCGGAAACGGCCAAAGTACCAGGTACTTTCACCGTCATGCGCGAGGGCGACAATTCTTTCCTGCGTCTCGGTGCCGGCGAGACGGTTTTCCTCGACCAGATTGTCGATGTTGAACCCGGCGAACGTTACCTACTGTCTGCACGAATTCGCCAGCCTGAAGGTGAAGGCACTCTCGGAACTCCACTTTGTGAAAAGGCGCTACTTTATTCCTTCGAATGTGGCGGGGCGGAGTTGCGCTCACACTCGTCCGATGGATCATGGAACACGGTCACTGTCGAGGTGAACTCGGGAAAACTCGGCGCGGGCGGTAACTGGCCTCACCGCTCGGTAAAGCTGTCCCTGCACAACAAGTCAGCTCACATGCTGGACGTGGACGCCGTCAGCCTCAAAACGAAAGACGGACGCGAGCTAGTGGCTAACGGAGAATTCGACGAAGGGATCGCACGATGGTTACTCGTAAGTGATCAGAAGGAATCTTGGCACATTGACCAACAAGTGGTGGAGATGTACTTCGCGCAAGGCGTATTGGGATTGGCGGCCTTTGCCCTATTGTTGGTCGGCGCCGGAATAAACCTGTGGCCGGTCTTGTTGAAGGGAGATCTTGAAGCCGCGTTGCTGGCCGGCTCACTGATAGGGTTTCTTACTGTCGGATTATTCGGCAGCACGATGGATACCGCGCGACTGTCTATGCTGTTCTATCTCGGAGCGTTCGGTATAGGCGTTCTGGTGCGTAACCCACATACTGAACGTCCGGTACGGCGGTTCTTGCGGAGTATGACTCATGAGTGA